A region of the Haematobia irritans isolate KBUSLIRL chromosome 5, ASM5000362v1, whole genome shotgun sequence genome:
ATGTGTATAAACCTGTatggttttacaaaattttcaagaattatACAATACACAATACATATTGCTGACAGAGATTATTGTTTCTCAATCCTTTAGTATATCGAGATTCCTACAGTCCTTATCTACTATACTGAGTATATGTTTTTAATGaggttttctttagagaaaatgtttaaattacgattaataatcttaatcttaatggaggatatttaattaaatgaaagatttcatacaaatttggcGAATCTAGCTGGAGAATTTTAGAAATAAGTCAAAATATCTTCCTAAGTTCCAGATTTCAAGAAGAGGCTGCCGTGCTTGATGGTTgacgttatattttaatttttctgctatcaatgtcaattgtaattacatattttgtaattatacttgatccgaaaatggtgaattatTTGTTTTCGAATACTCATGCAGTCATAACACCCGTCGAAATTAATCATATGCCCTGAGAGggcatttttcaaatttccatttttctattttcattatattattaataaaaaggcTGGCTGGATGAGAGGAGCAACCATGAGTTATGAATatcatttgtaaagaaaatttcctctttGCTATTGGGGAAAAATAACTCCCCGCTCCACACCATAATATGTCATTCAAATAATTAATGGTTTTGAATAGTGACGAGGCAATAAATAAGTTGTATTACAAACCGCAAATATTCTACTGCTGTTCATAGGATGGATggattgtataataaattttgatagacAATTTTCCATGCAATATTTTGTGTTATGCCAATTAAGCGAAATCATTGCCATACTACAAGGGTAAAAAGCAGAGTGAATAGTTTTcgtgcaaattttctatggacttgCGTGGGCACGTGTTTATTGGTAATAATAGAAGAAGGAGAAAAATATTGTACAGAGATTGCGTTTTAATAAATGGACATTtctgtttgaaatttcaggaaattACATAAAAGTTTGAATAAACAGGAAGAACTGCAGGATAAACCAATTAAATGGCTTGAAGATGATTTTTTTGTAGCCTATTTTTAGGCTGATGGTATATACTGCACAGGattaattattttaggtttttatattttgaaataaagatttttaggGGACCAATTATTTTAACGGGAAGGTAATATTGAATAACAAATATTGAAAACGTATTTTGCCTTTTGCTTTTTGGTTTAGACCGTGATtatagacataatttttttcagtactTAAACCGATGGCCTTTGTAGCTAGtgctttaatattttctattgtttttaaaaatataacaaatgaataaataaaatattgagtatTTGGGTGATAAATTCTTGTTtccaatgagttttaaaaaagttgTCAGATATTGTATACTTTTAGGCAgcgattttttaatattgtttatagaaaatatattaataagatTTTGCAGGAACAAACAAGAAatcaaaaatacaaataaaataattaaaaatcagttaaaacaaaaaattgacgtTTTTAGATTACCGGACCTTGATAAATTACATAAAAACTCCTTCACTGGTTAgatttactatttttatacccagcgccacactgtggaacagggtattataagttagtgcatgtgtctgcaaaacccagaaggagacgagatagacacatggtgtctttggcaataatgctcaggatgggtccctgagtcgatctcgccatgttcgtctgtccgtccgtccgtccgtctgtctgtgaacacatttttgtgatcaaagtctaggtcgcagtttaagtccaatcgccttcaaatttggcacaagttcctgttttggggtcagaatagaaccctattgattttggaagaaatcggttcagatttagatatagctcccatatatatctttcgcccgatatggacttatatggccccagaagccagagttttaccctaatttgccaatttagattgaaatcggttcagattaagatatagctctcatatatatctttcgcccgatatggacatatatggccccagaagccaaagtttttgcccaatttggttgaaattttgcactaggagtacaattggtagtgtagtcaagtgtgccaaattttattgaaatcggttcagatttagatatagctcccatatatatctttcgcccgatatgcacttatatggacccagaagccagagttttaccctgatttgcttgcacaaacataacactttgtcgtatagtcaggtgtgccaaatttgattgaaatcggttcagattaagatatagctctcatatatatctttcgcccgatatggacatatatggccccagaagccaaagtttttgcccaatttggttgaaattttgcactaggagtacaattagtagtgtagtcaagtgtgccaaattttattgaaatcggttcagatttagatatagctcccatatatatctttcgcccgatatgcacttatatggacccagaagccagagttttaccctaatttgcttgaaaatttgcaccaggagaacactaagtactatagtcaggtgtgccaaatttgattgaaatcggttcagattgagatatagctctcatatatatctttcgcccgatatggacttatatggccccagaagccagagtttttgcccaatttggttgaaattttgcactatgagtacaattagtagtgtaatcaagtgtgctaaattttattgaaatcggttcagatttagatatagctcccatatatatctttcgcccgattttccgtcatatgaccacagagttcaaagttgtagtccgatttacgtgaaattttgcacagtgggtagaattaaaatactaagtatgcatgtcaaatttggttgaaatcggttcagatttctatatagcttccatatatatgcttttccgatttgggcaaaaaatgaccaaaatacccacattttccttataaaatcgccactgctaagtcgaaaacttgtaaaaatgactcaaattttctttatttctaatacatatctatcgaccgataaatcgtaaatacacttttgcgaagttgcctcaaaattggtttagaataaaaccaagcaaaaactctcattacccggtaatcttgtaggtaagcctatttaaaaattaataacctcttattaattggcatcgctccgaATTACAATtatatacgcatgtcctaggaggacgtacttctccccaggcatactttcggccatgaaataagtagtgtttttaaagcatataatcacctaatatgtaatcagttATTCgtggatacaccaaagcttgcaaaatagccacttattcaggcaaccaaatctcgaaaatattgatttctatcgccgattacaatggcgagtaatgctgtaataggagcactacttcaagagaaacaaatattgtataaataaacaaaaaatctaataaatcatctaaatcagattacacgcaaattagtttcacacttaaaatagaatttaaatgtaggttgtttaagagagttggattcgtgaattacgttataatatatccaatagccaattcacattagTTTCGAAATGTactaaaaatggattttaagcccctttttttataaggcaaatggcatttgaaatctagtttaagtgcattttggaagtataatgagaatgaggtataagaaggcttttatttaaaacataatatgataatgtcatttatttaaaacacaattattatgaattatttctgataaaaatttcttaacgtaAAAATCATCAGCATtaacgttacattacatattctttttgattttttaattaaatgctcaattatgtgaataattatacttaatggtaccatcatttattctattttattaagtcattaacagccaactgcctaaaaatttgaaaataataattcaaagttagtcattataactcaccgcaatgtaatgcaacgtgtaatgacagctttactcctggtaatggctTTACTCATGGTAATGGcaattactcctggtaatggcgtgtaatgacagctttactcctggtaatggcaattgtaatgagatgtgcttgtctagtttttgctgggaatgtttcccatatttataccttgcgccacactgtggaacagggtattataagttagtgcatatgtttgcaacacccagaaggagacgagatagacacatggtgtctttggcaaaaatgcttaggatgggtccctgagtcgatataaccatgtccgtctgtccgtctgtctgtgaacacatttttgtgatcaaagtctaggtcgcaatttaagtccaatcaccttcaaatttggcacatgttcctaatttgggtcagaatagaaacctattgattttggaagaaatcggttcagatttagatatagctcccatataaatctttcgcccgatatgcactaatatggacccagcagcaagagttttaccccaatttggttgaaattttgcactaggagtacaattagtagcttagtcaagtgtgccaaaatttattgaaatcggttcagatttagatatatctcccatatatatctttcgcccgatatggactaatacggtcccagaagccagagttttaccccaatttggttgaaattttgaaatcggttgaaatcggttcagatttagatatagctcccatatatagttttcgcccgatttacactcatatgaccacagaggccaattttttgctctgatttagttgaaattttgcacaggtagtagaattagtaatatagtcacgtgtgctaaatttgattgaaatcggttcagatttagatatagctcccatatatatggttttctgatttcgacaaaaatggtcaaaataccaacattttccttgttaaatcgccactgcttagtcgaaaagttgtaaaaatgactctaattttcctaaatacatatatatcgagcgataaatcaaaaataaacttttgcgaagtttccttaaaactgcttcagatttaaatgtttcccatattttttactaacattgtgttccaccctagtgcattagccaacttaaattttgagtctatagattttgtaaaagtctatcaaattctgtccagatcgagtgatatttaaatgtatgtatttgagacaaacctttatatatagtccccaacacatttgatggatgtgatatggtatcgaaaatttagatctacaaagtggtgcagggtataatatagtcggccccgcccgactttagactttccttacttgttttttactaacattgtgttccgcccgagtgatatttaaatgtatgtatttggacaaacctttatatatagcccccaacacatttcacAGATGtgttatggtatcgaaaatttagatctacaaagtggtgcagggtataatatagtcggcccgcccgactttagactttccttacttgtttcttctatgagagggtgtgaTTTCGTGagctgtagttaaaaagtacaacagcgtTTTAATaaagctttgtggaaatctcaaaatgtgtagtcacgagttagttcattcttccccaaaaaaaaaaaaaaaagtttacttttattCTGTATAAGCTTGCAAAGAATTTCTACATTTATCGATGtttcaatttaatgttttattattttttttttaattcctttaTATTTTGATATACTATTTACCGGCTAAGAGCTGAGTAATCAGCGGGAAAAAGccgtaaattaattaaaatagcaAATGTATTGATTCTTCCTTTTGCGACTGGTCATTGCCAATacgtaacattttttttgtttgctataaTCTAATCTtgattttaattagtataactttATTCAATTGGTGGGGGTAAATTATAAaccattgttttgttttcaagaaCATTCAGTGATTTATAAGAGTTTCTattgtttttatcaaaatttattctgGAAAATCAATGGCCTGTGACTAAGACCCAATTGACAATcgataagattttatttttggtgtAGATACATATAGCATTTTATCAATATacttaaatggacattcatttaacgaattttattattaagtaTTTCCActtattttcaaataatattgtaaaacaTTTGTCCAGGTGATTTGTAGCAAATGAGATATCGTTAAATGCATTAGACTagactaaaaaaacaacaatagaaacggtgatgatgatgatgacgatgatgagatAATTTGAAAATGAATGTGGGCGTTAGGTATAGTTTTACAATACTTGCCGttattatggaattttttttctcattaaCCTAGCCTGTTTCAGAGACGTGACTTTTCATTCgagggaaataaaatgtatacaccGAGGCTGTCatgaaataacaagtaaatggaTTAAATTTCATTATGATTTAATAGTCTGTGTTATGAGGAACAAAATGTGGTAAGATATGATAGATGGATAGGTTTTAGAAAATAatatatcaattaatattttcgaGAATTGCTAGATTATTTGCAATTATAGAGCTTAGATACAGAAATTTCAAAGGGACAATGACATGGAATTTTACTTTCCAACATACTCTATTACTTTAcatgaataaaatatagttaataaTACTTCATTTAGTATGTTGTagtattataaatttatttcaccAAAATTGCTGAGCAACGTCCATAGAGATATTTCAATATGTCTATTCATATTACAGTCCGCTAGAGCGtatgattattttttatatataaaccccCACTGCGTATGATTTATACTAATTAGCAATATCATTAACCACTGGAGCGTATGACTAATATTAAtttgtatttcatataaaaaataaatacttcaatttaaacaaaaaaaatcaatatagctaatgtttttcttttgtatgcTTTTAATTACAGTGCGGCATGCGCCATCCTAATACTGGACTAAGCGAAGATGACCTAAGTCGTCTAACTGGTTCATCATCTTCGTCAGCATCTTGTCGTAGTAATAATTGTAAAAATCCATCATCTTCTTCCTCGTCTTCGTCCtcatcgtcgtcgtcgtcgtcttcgtcatcatcatcgGCTTCATCATCCGGTGCTAATACCCCAGAAGAATGCAAACATATCAataaaaaacatcaagaatatCATTCACCTTCCAAGCACCACCACCAACACCAACACCACCATCAACATCATCACCACCAACACAAACAGCGTCATGGTTCCCCAATACCAGCTGAACaattggaaaataataaaaattcacaagaaCAACACTCACACTTTAGCTCCACCTATCTTCCGGAGATCATAAATCCTTTGGAATGGCAGAAATCACGTAAACGTAAAGAGCGTCTCGATAGTACTTCCTCCACCACCCAGGATCGTAAATTGCAACGTTCGAATAGTGAAGAACTATTGCCACAGGATGGCAAATTGCAGAATAACAATAATGTGGCCTCTACTCCGGCCGATTTGGGGGTTAATGCCCTTAAATCGaattacaataataaaaatgtagAGAATATTAGGCGGGTCTCATCCGAAGATTTTAAACGTACGCCCTATGAGGTCTACGAACAGGAGCTGAAGGGCGACTGTGATCGTGACTGTGCCACGGCCATTAAGTCTGGTTGCGATGAAAACGATGGCAATTTGCCAAATCGGCCAGCATGGACGGTGGGCGTACCCATCAAGGATATGACCAGGAGATCGCGTTACGAGACAAGTCCGGCTCGTTCGCAAAGGCACTCACCCATACGGGTATGTTTCAGCTCGAATGGCAATAATGGCAAACATCGGGATAGCGATGACAGTGAATGTGAACATGAGCGTCGCCGTAGCAGTGAACGTTTTTGCAAGTCCCGAGCTCCTCCGGGACGTAAAGCGTCCGGCGTTACCAAAAAATCAGCAAGCTCTGCGAAATATTTGCCAGCCAAGTTGAATGATGAGAATGTGTACAAATACGATTTGTCAGCACTGAAATATGAAAGACGGGGCTTTGTCTCGAAGAAATCCTCCAATCAAACCCTGGAGAAAAGTCTCAATCCAACCAATGATTTGAATGACAATAATCTAATTGACTTCAATAATACGGCGGCCACCAaatcatcatcagcatcatctatgGCCAAAAGTCTATCGCCTACGGCTTCATCGAATGGTTCCACCGATGATGTCCATATAACCGCTTTGGCTTCTCAACATTCCAACCCCTTGACATTGCAGAAGCAATCGTCGGCCAATAGCAGCAAGAGCAACAGTCAAAGTAGTCTACATAAAGTTCCCCATACCACCTCAGCACAGGAAGCACTGCCATGGGATCGTTCCGTACCCGAAGACCAAACTCCTGTCTTGAGTAGACGTTATGCTGCCGTCAGGCCTCATCTTGCCGAATCTATGGATACAGCAGCGAAATTATCCAAAGTTAAACCCTTCCCGCAACCCTTCCACAAACAAAATCCCACTGCTGCCCAATTGTTGGCCAATGATCTGGATGACGATGATGTCATGGATCCCACAATCAATACCTTCCGTGCATTTACCACTTTGGAGAATATGAAAACGCGTGAGATCATGCAACAAGTATTGCCCAGTGTTATGTCTTTCCAATCGCCCGAGGAACGTTTGAGGCAAATCAATAAACGTGTAACGGCTCTGAAAAAGAAACTTGGCCAATTGGAGGATTCATATGAAcagaaatttggctataaacccTCCCAGGCGGATCGCCTCAATGACAAGTACATGAAGAATATACTCTCGGAATTGAGTAAGCTACGCAAGGAGAGACATGAACTGAAGACAGATCCCATGGCAGCATTGGGTCTTAAAGTTAGCGGTGCCAGTATGAATGCTgagcaaaaattgcaaaatatgaaaGCTACTCTGTTGGAAATTGAAGAGGTAAGTAAAGCTATATGAGATCTTATGGGGAAACTTTGGGAAAACTTCAATGGAAATAAGcatagatataaataaaattttcacaaaattttctatagaaataaaattttcacaatattttcttaagaaatcaaatgtttacaaaattttgctatagaaagaaaattttgacaaacttttttatagaaatcaaattttaccaaatttgtttatagaaatcaaattttgacaaaattttctatagaaataaaatttggacaaaattttctatagaaataaattcttgaagcttaacaagttttctatagaaataaaagtttgacaaaattttctatagaaataaaattttggcaacttttttttatagaaatcaaattttgacaacattttctatagaaataaaattttgacaaaattttctatagaaataaaattttgacaaaattttctataggaatataattttgacaaaatttttttgtagaaatcacattttgacaaaatttttgtatagaaataaaattttgacaataaaattttgacaattttctatagaaatataattttgacaaaattttctatagaaataaaattttgacaaaatttcctatagaaataaaattttgacaaaattttctatagaaataaaaatttgacaaaattttctatagaaataaaattttgacaaaattttctatagaaataaaattttgacaaacttttctataggaataaaattttgacaattttctatagaaaaaatttgacaatttttttttatagaaatcacattttgacaaaaatttctatagaaataaaattttgacaaaattttctacagaaataaaattttgacaaaattttctatagaaataaaattttgacaaaattttctataggaataaaattttgacaattttctatagaaatcaaattttgtcaaaattttctatagaaataaaattttgacaattttctatataaatataattttgacaaaattttctatagaaataaaattttgacaaatttttttataaaaataaaatgttgacaaaattttctatagaaataaaaattttgacaaaattttctatagaaaaacaattttactaaataaagttttaagaaattttttatagaaataaaattttggcaattttttttatagaaataaaattttgacaaaattttctatggaaataaaattttgacaaaattttctatagaaatcacatttttataatttttttttatagaaatcaaattttgacaaaattttctatagaaataaaatgttgacaatattttctatagaaataacattttaagaaaattttctataggaataaaattttgacaaaattttctatagaaataaaattttgacaaaattttctataaaactaaattttgacaaaattttatatagaaataaaatttttattaaattttctatagaaataaaatttttacaaaattttctaaagaactcaattttaatgtggtatcacaatggactgaatagtctaagtgagcctgaatcttaatcgggctgccactttaacctaacctaacctaacctaaagaactcaattttgacaaaattttctgtagaaaaaaaattttactatataaaatgttaagcacattttttatagaaataaaattttgacaacattttctatagaactaaaattttgacaaaatattctatagaactaaaattttctctagaactaaaattttgacaaaattttctatagaaataaaattttgacaaaattttctatagaagtaaaattttgacaaaattttctgtagaaataaaattttgacaaaattttctatagaaataaaattttgacaaaaaatttttgttttatagaaatcaaattttgacaaaattttctgtagaaataaaatgttgacaatattttctatagaaataacattttgacaaaattttctataggaataaaattttgccaaaatttgctatagaaataaaattttgacaaaattttctacagaactacatcttgacaaaattttctatagaactaaaattttgacaaaatattctatagaactaaaattttctctagaactaaaattttgacaaaattttctatagaaataaaattttgacaaaattttctatagaagtaaaattttgacaaaattttctgtggaaataaaattttgacaaaattttctatataaatacaattttgacaaaaaaattttgttttatagaattcaaattttgacaaaattttctaaagaactacatcttgacaaaattttctatagaactaaacttttgacaaaattttctatagaaataaaattttgacaaaattttcgatataaatacaactttgacaaaattttctatagaaataacatttggacaacattttctatagaaataacattttgacaacattttatatagaaataaaattttgacaaaatttactatagaaataaaattttgacaaaattttctatagaaataaaattttgacaaaattttctatagaaataaaatgttgataatattttctatagaaataacattttgacaaaattttctataggaataaaattttgccaaaattttctatagaaataaaattttgacaaaattttctaaagaactacatctggacaaaattttctatggaactaaaattttgacaaaattttctatagaaataaaattttgacaaaattttctctataaatacaattttgacaaaattttctatagaaagaaaattttgacaaaattttctatataaatacaattttggcaaaattttctatagaaataaaattttgacgaaattttctatagaaataaaattttgacaaaattttctataaaaataaaattttgacaaaattttgttcctacggACGTGGCCTGAAagaaacaactttaaaaacaataaaatgctTCAgtagtctaaaatttcgtttgtcgttACTCTTTCACAAAAGACAACCTTGTTATTATATTATCCCACTGTGCAACGaagatttattttctttttagagttgtatcCTTAAGggcaaacaaaaaatcgttatTTGTAGTATCGGTTGCCACGTTTGACTtagttttaataacattttggtttCACTCACCCCATTGTGCATCGTATGCAAAGCACTTTTCCTCCTCTTCCTCATTTTTCTTGTCCCAAACTGCAATGTTTTTTGCCACATCATCCACCAACCATCATTACATTGGTTATCTTGGCCTGATGccttttttaaaggaaatttcgatggtttaaaatttcgttcgttTCCGGGAAAAGAATTCGATTTTTggtgtgaaaaaaattgtctttactcATTCACGAATGGCAGTCatgtttaataacatttttgtgtttaaCTCATCCCACTGTGCATGGTATAACTAGAACCTACAGTGTTGATACATATTATGGCAGACATAGGCTTACAAAGTGCTTTTCCTCTCTTCTTCCTTCACTTATTCCAAAAGTGATGCAATTTTTGTTTGCCACATTATCATACCATCATTATACAATCCATTGGCCAAGGCCAGATGCCTTTGGAAAagtaccaatttttttgttattgtcatATTTTCTGttcttgttttgtgtttttatccTTCTTTGGAATTATGTCAAATACTCGTATAAATCGATAACACTTTGATATGCTTGAGGCGCAAACTGGCCATCTTTacctatgatgatgatgataatgccATTAATTATCTGCAAATTTATGGGAAGCCATTAAAAACGTAGTAGACAATTAGTAAACGATGTGCCAAAGAATATACgtcgcaaaattttgttatttgaccAATTTGGGAAGCTTAGTTTAAGATGTAGAGAAAAATCTTGGCAAACATATAAGTAATCAATCGTATTTTGGCTTTGATAAAGAATATGGGAATATTCTTCAGCCAAGCATACATGTTTACAAGTCGACTTTTTAGCTGCAGATAATTTTTCTCATTTATTGTATGTCTATACATGCACTCcaagaaaaactattttcctgaggaataaaattttagacaatcgaaatttccctttgttataaagtatttttttttgaagcaagtAAACCCGAATTTAGTATAACCGATGCAATTTGtgtctgtcttgaacttcatatagcgctaaagacattttaataatttttaatcccaatgttttccttcaaaaattctcttaaataaccaaaaaaaagttatttcaataaattttcttcaatttcacaaatttggatcGTCTTGCGATTAGTAAAACATTGTAGTAACACTTTTCATGGGTTCTGTGTGTATTCTCAGATTTATCGTAGAaatatttgcaacatttttttatatgtcATTATTTAATATGCCATATTCTACTTGATTATGATCCTCTATCATTGAGTTATAAATGCAATTGGGTAACTCTCACTTTCTATCCCTCGCATTGAACAGAAGTTAGGCATTCATAGTCCTGATGAGAATATACCAACTGTTGCCAACCAGGGATTGAAAATGCAGtaatatagtacttttttcaacactttatcacCTTGGTCAGTACCATAGTACCCCCGCGATTGATTTAGTACCTTctgtttggaaatttttgagccgatataatacaataattttgaaaaacaaaaatattttaatattttgagaaagtttataacaaaattatttgctaatagtcttttacaaatttggcaaaacagacaagttcatgcgggaagaaaatttcgattttgtaaaagtcatagtaaaaaacacaatttctgtagaaaattttgtcaaaattttaattctatagaaaattttt
Encoded here:
- the LOC142239417 gene encoding uncharacterized protein LOC142239417 isoform X1, with the translated sequence MAPRIISYLLCGMRHPNTGLSEDDLSRLTGSSSSSASCRSNNCKNPSSSSSSSSSSSSSSSSSSSSASSSGANTPEECKHINKKHQEYHSPSKHHHQHQHHHQHHHHQHKQRHGSPIPAEQLENNKNSQEQHSHFSSTYLPEIINPLEWQKSRKRKERLDSTSSTTQDRKLQRSNSEELLPQDGKLQNNNNVASTPADLGVNALKSNYNNKNVENIRRVSSEDFKRTPYEVYEQELKGDCDRDCATAIKSGCDENDGNLPNRPAWTVGVPIKDMTRRSRYETSPARSQRHSPIRVCFSSNGNNGKHRDSDDSECEHERRRSSERFCKSRAPPGRKASGVTKKSASSAKYLPAKLNDENVYKYDLSALKYERRGFVSKKSSNQTLEKSLNPTNDLNDNNLIDFNNTAATKSSSASSMAKSLSPTASSNGSTDDVHITALASQHSNPLTLQKQSSANSSKSNSQSSLHKVPHTTSAQEALPWDRSVPEDQTPVLSRRYAAVRPHLAESMDTAAKLSKVKPFPQPFHKQNPTAAQLLANDLDDDDVMDPTINTFRAFTTLENMKTREIMQQVLPSVMSFQSPEERLRQINKRVTALKKKLGQLEDSYEQKFGYKPSQADRLNDKYMKNILSELSKLRKERHELKTDPMAALGLKVSGASMNAEQKLQNMKATLLEIEENLAEKRKESNRSDSLEELSADQLVQEKTTVQHGLLYFESLYGRPSTKDERDAARPLYDRYRQLKRLVSRSVTLTGSLAVGIPELPTILEHEAMVFESTHLQYSSNNSTETTNSPTDESAVPTTNSSDESTTTTTALSSQQQQQQQQQEQNETISCLSIEKLWEQLDKTREEKKQLKRIIREYETCFEEENGRKMLKSDRKTIEETYAQYKEKKAKTRLLQALIKKQISR
- the LOC142239417 gene encoding uncharacterized protein LOC142239417 isoform X2; its protein translation is MRHPNTGLSEDDLSRLTGSSSSSASCRSNNCKNPSSSSSSSSSSSSSSSSSSSSASSSGANTPEECKHINKKHQEYHSPSKHHHQHQHHHQHHHHQHKQRHGSPIPAEQLENNKNSQEQHSHFSSTYLPEIINPLEWQKSRKRKERLDSTSSTTQDRKLQRSNSEELLPQDGKLQNNNNVASTPADLGVNALKSNYNNKNVENIRRVSSEDFKRTPYEVYEQELKGDCDRDCATAIKSGCDENDGNLPNRPAWTVGVPIKDMTRRSRYETSPARSQRHSPIRVCFSSNGNNGKHRDSDDSECEHERRRSSERFCKSRAPPGRKASGVTKKSASSAKYLPAKLNDENVYKYDLSALKYERRGFVSKKSSNQTLEKSLNPTNDLNDNNLIDFNNTAATKSSSASSMAKSLSPTASSNGSTDDVHITALASQHSNPLTLQKQSSANSSKSNSQSSLHKVPHTTSAQEALPWDRSVPEDQTPVLSRRYAAVRPHLAESMDTAAKLSKVKPFPQPFHKQNPTAAQLLANDLDDDDVMDPTINTFRAFTTLENMKTREIMQQVLPSVMSFQSPEERLRQINKRVTALKKKLGQLEDSYEQKFGYKPSQADRLNDKYMKNILSELSKLRKERHELKTDPMAALGLKVSGASMNAEQKLQNMKATLLEIEENLAEKRKESNRSDSLEELSADQLVQEKTTVQHGLLYFESLYGRPSTKDERDAARPLYDRYRQLKRLVSRSVTLTGSLAVGIPELPTILEHEAMVFESTHLQYSSNNSTETTNSPTDESAVPTTNSSDESTTTTTALSSQQQQQQQQQEQNETISCLSIEKLWEQLDKTREEKKQLKRIIREYETCFEEENGRKMLKSDRKTIEETYAQYKEKKAKTRLLQALIKKQISR